The Deltaproteobacteria bacterium genome includes the window GTGGGCGGCCTTCTGGATGAGCGAGGTCACTTCGTCCAGCTCCGACAGCGCGAAGTCGGACGAGCCGGTGACGTTGATCAGGACTCCCGTCGCGCCGTGGATCGAAACCTCGTCCAGCAGCGGCGAATTGACGGCCATGCGCGCCGCCTCAACCGCCCGGTCCTCGCCCTTGGCCATTCCGGTTCCCATGAGCGCCAGGCCCGCGCCCTGCATGATCGTCCGGACGTCGGCGAAGTCTACGTTCACCAGACCGCTCTCGGTCACGATGTCCGCGATTCCCTTGACCGCCTGGCCGAGCACCTCGTCGGCCTTCTGGAAGGCGCTCTTCATGGTCATCTTCATTCCGGCCAGCGCCAGGAGGCGCGAGTTCGGAATTGTGACGAGTGCGTCCACCGACTGTCTCAGTTCGGCGATGCCCGCCTCGGCGTGCCGCGCACGGGGCTTGCCCTCGAACGGGAACGGCCGGGTGACCACGCCCACGGTGAGCGCGCCGCACTCGCGGGCAATCTGGGCGATCACCGGCGCCGCGCCGGTGCCGGTCCCGCCCCCCATGCCGGCGGTGACGAACACCATGTCGGCGCCTTCGATGGAGGCCCGGAGCCGCTCGCGGTCCTCAAGGGCCGCCTGGCGTCCCACGTCCGGGCGCGCACCGGCCCCGAGGCCCCGCGTGCAGTCACGCCCGATCTGGACCCGCACCTTGGCCAGCGAGCGTTCGAGCGCCTGGAGGTCGGTATTGGCAGAAATGAAATCAACACAGTGGATGTTGCCGCCCGCCACCATCGAGTTGAGGGCGTTGCAGCCTGCGCCGCCCACGCCGATCACCTTGATCTTCACCATGTGTCCGGCCTGCGGCTCGGTGTCCTCGAACTGGAATGACCGTGCCGGAGCGGGCGGAGATTTCGGCTCCACTGGCGCCGCCCCAGATGCCGGGGAAGCGGCCACCGCCATCGGTCCCGTGACATCCTCGATCACCTCGACCTCCTCGAACTCGTCCCCGGAATCCTCCAGGGTGCCGGCCTCCTCGGCCGGATGCGGGAAATCGAGACTCAGGTTGCCCGCCGTCTCTTCGTCCTCGAAATTGAACTTTTCCTTCATCGCACTTTACTCCACGGTCCGGCTTGGTCTGCTGGGCGCCGTCCCCTGCCCGCCCTCGGTAATACCCGCCATCCGCGCCGGAACTCCCCAGCCCCGCACGGACAAATGAGATCAGAAGAACTCGGCAAACGTCTCCTTCATTCCCCGCGAGATCCGCGAGAAGAATCCGTCGCCACTGGCACGGTTGCGCGCCCCGAAATTGCGGTACTTGCTGCCATAGAGCACAAGCCCGATCGGCGTGGCGAACCGGGGATCGTGGACCATGTCCACCAGCCCCCCGACGCCCGCCGGCTCGCCCACCCGCGCCGGCAGGTCGAGTATCTGCTCGGCAAGATCGGCGATGCCGGGCAGCGAGGCCGTGCCCCCCGTGATGACGACACCCGCCGCCAGCAGGTTCTTGAAGCCCGAGCGGATCAGCTCGCTGTCGATCAGGGTGAAGAGCTCGTCCACACGCGGCTCGATGATCTGCGCCAGTGTGCGGCGTTCCACCCGCCGGGGCGGACGGCCGCCGACGCCCGACACCTCGATCATCTCGTCGTCCCCAACCATGAGGGCGCGCGCGCAGCCGTGCTGGAGCTTCACCTTCTCGGCCTCCTGGAGCGGCGTCCGCATGCCCTGGGCGACGTCCTTGGTGATGTGCGTGCCGGCGATCGGCACCACCGCCGTGTGGCGGATCGCGCCGTTCACGTAGATGGCGATGTCGCAGGTGCCGCCGCCAATGTCGAACAGGGCCACGCCCAGTTCCTTTTCGTCCGGCGTCAGGACCGATTCGGCAGAGGCGATCTGCGTCAGCACGATGTCGGAGACATGGAGCCCGGACCGGTGGCAGCTTTTCATGATGTTCTGCACACTGGAGGCCAGCCCCGTGACCATGTGGACCTTCGCCTCCAGCCGCACGGCGCTCATCCCCAGCGGGTCGCGCACGTTGTCCTGGTCGTCCACGATGAAGTCCTGCGGGAGAATGTGGACGATCTCCCGGTCCGCCGGGAGCGGCACGGCGCGGGCCGCTTCGACGACACGCTGGATGTCCACGTCCCGGACCTCGCCGTTCTTGACGGCAATGAGGCCCGTCGAATTGAACCCCTTGATGTGGGAGCCGGCGATGCCGGCGTAGACCGACTCCACCTTCACTCCCGACATGGTTTCCACCTCGTAGAGGGCGTGTTTGATCGCCTCGACGGTGTTCTCGATGTTGACGACCACGCCCCGCGAGAGGCCCCGCGAGGGCGCACTCCCGACGCCGATCACTTCCAGCTCGTTGTCCCGGACCTCGGCCACCACGCAGCACACCTTCGTGGTGCCGATGTCGAGTCCCGCCAGGATCTCATCCCTTCTTGCCATGACTGTCTCCTCTGTTGCCCTGCTGTAGTTCCAGCGTCTCCGTGTCGCCCTTCACTTCGTTGTCTTTTCAGATTTCCAGACTCTTGCCTGCTCCGCCGCCATCGGGTGACGGGGCCGTGCCCGGCGTTACTCCCGGCGCCGCTCCCGGCCGCCCCGCACCAGCGTCCGGCTGCGCTCCGCGCCGCTGGGCGGATTTCGGCGGATGGGGAACCGGCTGCATCCTCAGGACGGCCATCCGCTGCGAGCGGAAATCAACGGTCGATACGTCGAGCTGCCGTTCCTCGATGTCGAGGAGGATCGCCTGGAGCTGCTTCCAGCGGATGTCCCATCCGGCCGTTCCGAGCTGGACCACCGGTATCCGGGCGGCCGAATACACCGTGAGGCCTTTTTCGGCGTCCCAGTTCAGTTCGTCGAGATCGTCAACGGACGGCATGCCGCCGTGCGCGACCATCTGGAGGAACGCGACGAGATCGCGGAGCGCGCCCAGCGAGCGTCTGTCGCCGGCGCGGACGGCCGTGATGTCGATGCCGGTAATCACCGGATAGTCCACGCTTTCCTCTGGCCGGATCGCCTTGAACACGACGCCGTCGTCCGAGACGTAATAAAGCCCGCCGCTCTGGAGCACGGCGGCAGGCACGTGCTCCACCACGTCGGCGACCAGCGTGGACGGAAGGCGCCGGTAGACCCGGGCGCTCGCCACCCAGGGATGCAGTTCCACGTCACTCTTCAGGGATTCCAGGTCGAGCTTGAACAGGTTCTGTCCGGGCTCGATGCCAAGCAGCGCCGTCACCTCGTCGGCCGATGCCCGCCGGTTGTGGAGTACGATCACCTGCTGGACGTTGAAGTGGGGGCTTTCGCTGACACCGCGCCAGATCGCATAGCCGCCCGCAACAAACGCACCGGCGGCAAGCACGACCACGGCAAGTCCCACCCCTGCCCGGAGCAGGGGGGAGTGGCCGTCGGCGGCCGTTTTCCGGCGGTTCGCCGGGCGGCGGAGTATCATCGTCCGGCCCATCAGCGGCGTGTTCCTTCCTGCCCGGAATCGAGCTTGAGCGAGGCGAGGTCCAGTATCTGCTCGCAGAGAACAGGGAACGGAATACCCGCCTGCGCGGCGATCTTCGGCACCAGCGACAGCTCCGTGAGGCCCGGCAGCGTGTTCACTTCCAGCACGTAGTTCTCGAACGTGTCGGTGACGATGAAATCAACCCGGGAAACCCCCTCGCAGGCGATCACCTTGCTGGCCACGATGGCGTCAGCCGACAGGCGGTGCTCCACGACCGGGTCCAGCGGTGCCGGGACAAGGTATTTCGTCTCGCCCCTGGTGTACTTGGCCTTGTAGTCGTAGAACTCGCGGCGGGTGCGGATCTCGACAGTCCCGAGCGCCCGCTCGCCCAGCACGGCGACGGCGATCTCGCGGCCTTTCACGTACTGCTCGACCAGCACCTTGCTGCTGTACCTGAACGCCGCGGCCAGTGCCGGGGCGAGTTTCGCCCGCGTCTTCACGACCGAGACGCCCACCGACGAGCCCTCGTCATTGGGCTTGACGACCACGGGAAGCCCGAACGGGCTCTCAAAGCTCCTGAACGCCGCCGGCGCGGGGAACTGGCGGCGCTCCAGCTCGACGAACGGCGCCTCGGTGAGCCCCGCCGCCCGGAAGATCTTCTTGGCGGCCGACTTGTCCATGCTCATCGCCGAAGCCGCCACACCGGGGCCGGTATAGGGGACGCCGACGATCTCCAGAAGCCCCTGGACGCAGCCGTCCTCGCCGTATTTGCCGTGGAGGGCGTTGAACACCACATCAATCCGGTTCCTCACCAGCACCTGCGCGAGATCGCGCCCGGCATCGATCTCCGTCACCTGGTAGCCAAGCCCTTTCAGAGCCTTCGCCACGGCCTTCCCCGACCGGAAGGAAACGTCGCGTTCGCTGGACAGGCCGCCCATCAGTACGCCAACCCGCCTTTTCCGCCAGGGATGTTCCATTTTCTGTGCAGCCATGATCTCTGCCCTTACCTTTCCGAGCCTTCCGCGGGCTCGCCGATAATCCTGATTTCCAGTTCCAGCCGGATGCCGGTCCGTTCAAACACCTTGTTGCGGACGTGCCGGATGACCGCCTCCACGTCCGCCGCCGTCGCCTCGGTGGAACCGACGATGAAATTGGCATGCAGCTCGCTCACTCGGGCGCCGCCCACGCGATAGCCCTTCAGTCCGGCCTCCTCGATCAGCCGGCCCGCGAACTCCTTTTCCGGGTTCTTGAACACCGATCCGGCATTGGGCTCGCCGAGCGGCTGGGTCGCCGTCCGGTGCCGGGAAAACTCGCGCATCCGTTCGCGGGCGGCCCCCACATCCCCCGGCGGGACCAGCAGGTCCACCGATGCCACGGCGTCGCCCGGAGCAAGCGCGCTCCGCCGGTACGAAAGTCCCAGTTCATCGAGGCTGCGGGTTTCGATCCGGCCGTCCGCGGCCACGATGTCGGCGCTGTCCACAAACTCGCGGATCTCGCTCCCGTGCGCGCCGGCATTCATCCGGATCGCGCCGCCAACCGTCCCCGGAATGAGGGCCAGGAACTCCAGCCCCACCAGGCCGTTGTGGTGGCAGTATTTGACGAGCTGCGCGTTCAGCACGCCGCCGCCCGCCCGGAGGAGCATTTTTCCGCCCTGTTCGCCGATCCGGGCGATCTGCTCGAAATCACCGCCGAGCACGGCCACCGCGCCCCGGAAGCCGCCGTCGCGGACGAGCAGGTTCGTTCCGCGGCCGAGCAGGAAGACCGGAAGACCCTCAGCGGCGCACAGCCGGTACAGCTCCGCCAGTTCGGCCGCCGTCCAGACCTCGGCGAAAAGGTCCGCCGGCCCGCCGAGGCGGAAGGCCGTATGCCGGACGAGGGGCTCCTGCAGCCGCAACCGCTTGCCCATCCGGCCTTCGAGCCCGGCGGCGACGCGCCCTGCGGCGCCGGCATCCAGTCTGGCGGCAGCCATGATCACCCTGCGGTTCCTCCGGTCGCCTGAGCGCCCAGCGCGGCCAGCACCTCGTCGCCCACCTGATGCACGTTCCCCGCCCCCAGCGTCAGGAACAGGTCGCCTTCCAGCAGTTCCGAGGGAAGCGCCGCGGAGGCCTCCTTCACCGTGCCGCCCAGCTGCACGCGCTTGACGCCCCGGGCCTGGAGCCCCTTCACCAGCCATTCGGCATTGACGCCCGGCGTGGCCGTCTCGCCCGCCGGATAGATGTCCAGCACCCAAACGACGTCGGCGTCGTTGAACGCGTTCATGAACTGGTCGTAGAGCGCTTTGGTCCGGCTGTAGCGGTGCGGCTGGAAGCAGACCACGAGCCGCCGGTCCGGGCACAGGCGGCGGGCGGTTTCCAGCGTGGCCCGGATTTCCGCCGGGTGGTGGCCGTAGTCGTCCACGACCAGCACGCCGCGGGCCTCTCCCCGCACCTCGAAGCGGCGGTGGACACCGGTGAACCGCTCCAGCCCCCGGACGATCTTCGCCACCGGCACGCCCAGTTCCAGGCCCACGGCCACCGCGGCCAGCGAGTTCTGCACGTTGTGCCGGCCCGGCACCGACAGCTTCACCTCGGCCACCTCGCGGCCGTCCACGACGAGGCGGTACCGGCTGCCGAACGCCTCGTCCCGCACATCCACGGCGCGGATGTCGGCGGGCGCCCCGAACCCGTAGGTCCGCACCCGGCGGGTCACGCGCGGCAGGATGGACTGGACCTCCGGGTGGTCAATGCAGGCGACGACAAGCCCGAAGAACGGAACCTTGTTGGCGAAGTCCACGAACGCCTCGCGGTAGCGGTCCATGTCGCCCCAGAAATCCAGATGCTCAGCGTCAATGTTCGTGATGACGCTGATGCAGCTCGTGAGCCGGAGGAACGTCCCGTCCGACTCGTCCGCCTCGGCGACGAAGAACTCCCCTGCCCCCGGACGCGCATGGGAACCGAACACCTTGAGCCGTCCACCCACGATGACCGTCGGGTCCAGCGCACCGGTC containing:
- the ftsZ gene encoding cell division protein FtsZ produces the protein MVKIKVIGVGGAGCNALNSMVAGGNIHCVDFISANTDLQALERSLAKVRVQIGRDCTRGLGAGARPDVGRQAALEDRERLRASIEGADMVFVTAGMGGGTGTGAAPVIAQIARECGALTVGVVTRPFPFEGKPRARHAEAGIAELRQSVDALVTIPNSRLLALAGMKMTMKSAFQKADEVLGQAVKGIADIVTESGLVNVDFADVRTIMQGAGLALMGTGMAKGEDRAVEAARMAVNSPLLDEVSIHGATGVLINVTGSSDFALSELDEVTSLIQKAAHDEANIIVGTVIDDSMGEWVRVTVVATGFVTAAQPQPEVTGRQAITAPIPAVDRSQRVYAASQSWNGVNPGATVMTTPPPPPSIRLTMPNGEMTRVTPNPRESLAAQDDTARDLDSTQTRVAPAAGTSQPPPARRRFTGPSIDMANLDVPAFLRKNGNLRD
- the ftsA gene encoding cell division protein FtsA — translated: MARRDEILAGLDIGTTKVCCVVAEVRDNELEVIGVGSAPSRGLSRGVVVNIENTVEAIKHALYEVETMSGVKVESVYAGIAGSHIKGFNSTGLIAVKNGEVRDVDIQRVVEAARAVPLPADREIVHILPQDFIVDDQDNVRDPLGMSAVRLEAKVHMVTGLASSVQNIMKSCHRSGLHVSDIVLTQIASAESVLTPDEKELGVALFDIGGGTCDIAIYVNGAIRHTAVVPIAGTHITKDVAQGMRTPLQEAEKVKLQHGCARALMVGDDEMIEVSGVGGRPPRRVERRTLAQIIEPRVDELFTLIDSELIRSGFKNLLAAGVVITGGTASLPGIADLAEQILDLPARVGEPAGVGGLVDMVHDPRFATPIGLVLYGSKYRNFGARNRASGDGFFSRISRGMKETFAEFF
- a CDS encoding FtsQ-type POTRA domain-containing protein — translated: MGRTMILRRPANRRKTAADGHSPLLRAGVGLAVVVLAAGAFVAGGYAIWRGVSESPHFNVQQVIVLHNRRASADEVTALLGIEPGQNLFKLDLESLKSDVELHPWVASARVYRRLPSTLVADVVEHVPAAVLQSGGLYYVSDDGVVFKAIRPEESVDYPVITGIDITAVRAGDRRSLGALRDLVAFLQMVAHGGMPSVDDLDELNWDAEKGLTVYSAARIPVVQLGTAGWDIRWKQLQAILLDIEERQLDVSTVDFRSQRMAVLRMQPVPHPPKSAQRRGAQPDAGAGRPGAAPGVTPGTAPSPDGGGAGKSLEI
- a CDS encoding D-alanine--D-alanine ligase is translated as MEHPWRKRRVGVLMGGLSSERDVSFRSGKAVAKALKGLGYQVTEIDAGRDLAQVLVRNRIDVVFNALHGKYGEDGCVQGLLEIVGVPYTGPGVAASAMSMDKSAAKKIFRAAGLTEAPFVELERRQFPAPAAFRSFESPFGLPVVVKPNDEGSSVGVSVVKTRAKLAPALAAAFRYSSKVLVEQYVKGREIAVAVLGERALGTVEIRTRREFYDYKAKYTRGETKYLVPAPLDPVVEHRLSADAIVASKVIACEGVSRVDFIVTDTFENYVLEVNTLPGLTELSLVPKIAAQAGIPFPVLCEQILDLASLKLDSGQEGTRR
- the murB gene encoding UDP-N-acetylmuramate dehydrogenase; translated protein: MAAARLDAGAAGRVAAGLEGRMGKRLRLQEPLVRHTAFRLGGPADLFAEVWTAAELAELYRLCAAEGLPVFLLGRGTNLLVRDGGFRGAVAVLGGDFEQIARIGEQGGKMLLRAGGGVLNAQLVKYCHHNGLVGLEFLALIPGTVGGAIRMNAGAHGSEIREFVDSADIVAADGRIETRSLDELGLSYRRSALAPGDAVASVDLLVPPGDVGAARERMREFSRHRTATQPLGEPNAGSVFKNPEKEFAGRLIEEAGLKGYRVGGARVSELHANFIVGSTEATAADVEAVIRHVRNKVFERTGIRLELEIRIIGEPAEGSER
- a CDS encoding UDP-N-acetylmuramate--L-alanine ligase produces the protein MYGRVRKIHLVGIGGSGMSGIAEILLNRGFPVSGSDQKPGETTRRLEALGAQVFEGHRASNVEGADIVVLSTAIRADNPEVVAARERGLIVIPRAEMLAELMRMKYGISIAGTHGKTTTTSMVGLVLETGALDPTVIVGGRLKVFGSHARPGAGEFFVAEADESDGTFLRLTSCISVITNIDAEHLDFWGDMDRYREAFVDFANKVPFFGLVVACIDHPEVQSILPRVTRRVRTYGFGAPADIRAVDVRDEAFGSRYRLVVDGREVAEVKLSVPGRHNVQNSLAAVAVGLELGVPVAKIVRGLERFTGVHRRFEVRGEARGVLVVDDYGHHPAEIRATLETARRLCPDRRLVVCFQPHRYSRTKALYDQFMNAFNDADVVWVLDIYPAGETATPGVNAEWLVKGLQARGVKRVQLGGTVKEASAALPSELLEGDLFLTLGAGNVHQVGDEVLAALGAQATGGTAG